A segment of the Peptoclostridium acidaminophilum DSM 3953 genome:
ATATTGTTTATGTTGTTTTCCTTGTTACATTTACTATTATGCCCTGCTTGTGTGACATTCTTGTGAACGTCCAGTGGAAATTTCGTGAAAATATTGTTTGATTTTAGATGCGGCGTATGTTAGTATCAAACTGTAAAACAAAAAAATAACAAGTTTTTTCTGACTAGGGGTGCCGGAGCGACCGGCTGAGATAAAGATGTATTTCTTTAACCCTTTAACCTGATCTGGATAATGCCAGCGTAGGGAAGTTTGAGCGACATTAATTTTGCCGTGAAGAGCATATATCCTTATACTGGGGTGTATGCTCTTTTTTATTTCCCAAATTAAGGAGGTGGCGTTTTGAAAAAGGTTCTTACAATAGCCGGCTCTGATTCCGGGGGCTGCGCCGGAATACAGGCTGACCTGAAGACTTTCTGCGCCCACGGCGTTTTCGGCGCGAGCGCGATTACGGCCATAACAGCCCAGAATACTCAGGGCGTGCGCGCCATAGAGGACATCAGCCCGGACATCATAAAGGCCCAGATAGAAGCAGTTCTCGAGGATATAGGTTCGGATGCCGTAAAGATAGGAATGCTCTCAAGACCGCAGACAATAGAGGCTGTAAGCCATTCCCTCAGAAAGCACAGGCCCGGCAATATCGTGCTTGATCCTGTAATGGTATCAACGAGCGGCCATGACCTGCTCAGCGCCGACGCCAAGGAATCGCTTATAAAGCTCATGTTCCCTCTGGCTTTTCTAATAACTCCCAACATTCCAGAGGCCAATTGCCTGACTGGACTCCATATAAAAGACATAGCGGACATGGAGGAAGCAGCACGCAAACTTTTCGAAAGCTGCCGCTGCAACGTACTTGTAAAGGGCGGGCACAGCGCAGCCGACGCCGTGGACGTGCTCTATGACGGCAAAACCTTTCGCCATTTCGCTTCAAGACGCATAGACACCAAGAACACACACGGTACGGGCTGCACGCTTTCCTCAGCCATAGCCGCCAACCTGGCCCTTGGATATTCTCTCGAAGAATCCGTCAAAAGGGCCAAGGAATATATAACGCTTGCAATAGAGCATTCACTCGACATTGGAAAGGGCTGCGGCCCCGTAAATCATATGCATGCATATCTAAAAAAGGAGATGATTAAACATGTCAAACAGCCTTAAAAACCAGTGCAGTGAATATCTT
Coding sequences within it:
- the thiD gene encoding bifunctional hydroxymethylpyrimidine kinase/phosphomethylpyrimidine kinase, with translation MKKVLTIAGSDSGGCAGIQADLKTFCAHGVFGASAITAITAQNTQGVRAIEDISPDIIKAQIEAVLEDIGSDAVKIGMLSRPQTIEAVSHSLRKHRPGNIVLDPVMVSTSGHDLLSADAKESLIKLMFPLAFLITPNIPEANCLTGLHIKDIADMEEAARKLFESCRCNVLVKGGHSAADAVDVLYDGKTFRHFASRRIDTKNTHGTGCTLSSAIAANLALGYSLEESVKRAKEYITLAIEHSLDIGKGCGPVNHMHAYLKKEMIKHVKQP